Part of the Bacillus andreraoultii genome is shown below.
ATGATTTTCTTTCATAATATCATTTTCAATATACAGTCGGATTCTTCGCAACCCACTCTCTGGTTTAAATATTGGTGTAAAAGTAAATGCGAAATCAGGGATTTTGGCAACAAGGTCAATCCCTTTATTCAGTAGATTCTGGTGGAAATCTCCCATTAAACTTCCATTTAGTAAATTCATGCCGATGGAACACAATCTGTCTTTACGTCGATCACATAAATAGCTAATTTTTAAATTTAAACAGAACCATGGGATTAAGGCAGTATGATAATTCTCTGTGCCAGGTACGTTTTCGAATAATCGAATATATCCTCCCATTTGTTTCGTTATTTGAAAAATTTGATGCAATCGGGGTGAACCGAAGTGGATGAGTTCCCCTTTTATCTCATTTGATTGTTTGAAATCAGTTATTAATGTTAACTTTTGAGGGTTT
Proteins encoded:
- a CDS encoding YqhG family protein — encoded protein: MKQREIHSYLDQFFTTTNCDIVENTETYMTVQLTNEMDKLLMNRPFYWHYIEKTGGIPNPQKLTLITDFKQSNEIKGELIHFGSPRLHQIFQITKQMGGYIRLFENVPGTENYHTALIPWFCLNLKISYLCDRRKDRLCSIGMNLLNGSLMGDFHQNLLNKGIDLVAKIPDFAFTFTPIFKPESGLRRIRLYIENDIMKENHSWATEAKQRWQEDEQLLDSFYIAIDEKPERYMIEKEALKEQYEPKIEISIINGGLFYLTKQWLK